One Peterkaempfera bronchialis DNA window includes the following coding sequences:
- a CDS encoding Jag family protein, with translation MTEGTTSAAADAPAPATSSKNDLIAQLEQEGEIAADYLEGLLDIADLDGDIDMDVEGDRASVSIVGEGTGAQRGLQRLVGQDGEVLEALQELTRLAVHRETGERSRLMLDVAGFRARRRAELAELGGKAAQQAKETGEPVKLSPMTPFERKVVHDAVAAAGLRSESEGEEPQRCVVVLPV, from the coding sequence GTGACGGAAGGCACCACCTCCGCCGCTGCGGACGCCCCCGCGCCCGCCACCTCGTCCAAGAACGACCTGATCGCCCAGCTGGAGCAGGAGGGCGAGATCGCGGCGGACTACCTGGAAGGTCTGCTGGACATCGCGGACCTCGACGGTGACATCGACATGGACGTCGAAGGCGACCGTGCCTCGGTGTCGATCGTGGGCGAGGGCACGGGTGCGCAGCGCGGCCTTCAGCGGCTGGTCGGCCAGGACGGCGAGGTGCTGGAGGCACTTCAGGAGCTGACGCGGCTGGCCGTGCACCGGGAGACCGGTGAGCGCAGCCGGCTGATGCTGGATGTCGCGGGTTTCCGGGCCCGTCGGCGAGCGGAACTGGCGGAGCTGGGCGGCAAGGCGGCGCAGCAGGCCAAGGAGACCGGTGAGCCGGTGAAGCTGTCGCCGATGACCCCCTTCGAGCGCAAGGTGGTCCATGACGCGGTGGCGGCGGCAGGGCTGCGCAGCGAGTCGGAGGGCGAGGAGCCGCAGCGGTGCGTGGTCGTGCTGCCCGTCTGA
- a CDS encoding DUF721 domain-containing protein — protein sequence MSGIDLARVALRAAKEQARERGEQVRQKKESRRRGLRSGARADGRDPVPLGAAMRQLITERGWEAPAAVGGVMGRWPQIVGAEIAAHCTPEHYAEDACELRVRCDSTAWATQLRLLAPQLVARLNAELGHGAVKLIKVQGPAGPARSYGRLRAPGSRGPGDTWG from the coding sequence CTGTCCGGCATCGACCTCGCCCGGGTCGCCCTGCGCGCCGCCAAGGAGCAGGCCCGGGAGCGCGGCGAGCAGGTCCGGCAGAAGAAGGAGTCCCGGCGCCGGGGGCTGCGCAGCGGCGCCCGCGCCGACGGCCGCGATCCGGTGCCGCTGGGCGCCGCGATGCGGCAGCTGATCACCGAGCGCGGCTGGGAGGCCCCGGCCGCGGTGGGCGGGGTGATGGGCCGCTGGCCGCAGATCGTGGGCGCGGAGATCGCCGCCCACTGCACCCCCGAGCACTATGCCGAGGACGCCTGCGAGCTGAGGGTGCGCTGCGACTCCACGGCCTGGGCCACCCAGCTGCGGCTGCTGGCCCCGCAGCTGGTCGCCCGGCTCAATGCCGAGCTGGGGCATGGCGCGGTGAAGCTGATCAAGGTGCAGGGTCCGGCCGGTCCCGCCCGCAGCTACGGGCGGCTGCGCGCACCCGGGAGCAGGGGTCCGGGGGACACCTGGGGCTGA
- the rnpA gene encoding ribonuclease P protein component — protein sequence MLPTENRLRRRQDFATAVKRGRRAGKPLLVVHLSRGAEAAGADGGGRNDFGPHSPGETAPPARAGFVVSKAVGPAVVRNLVKRRLRHLVRERMALLPAGSLIVVRALPPAGAANYADLERDLDAALKRLLRTETTAIGPTGAGR from the coding sequence GTGCTGCCCACCGAGAATCGGCTGAGGCGGCGCCAGGACTTCGCGACCGCGGTGAAACGTGGACGCCGCGCCGGCAAGCCCCTGCTCGTCGTGCACCTCAGTCGGGGTGCCGAGGCGGCAGGTGCGGACGGCGGCGGACGGAACGACTTCGGCCCGCACTCGCCGGGGGAGACTGCTCCCCCGGCGCGTGCGGGTTTCGTCGTGAGCAAGGCCGTCGGCCCGGCGGTCGTGCGGAACCTTGTCAAGCGTCGCCTGCGTCACCTTGTCCGGGAGCGTATGGCGCTGCTGCCCGCAGGTAGCCTGATAGTGGTACGCGCGTTGCCCCCGGCGGGGGCGGCGAACTACGCGGACCTGGAGCGCGACTTGGACGCAGCCCTGAAGCGGCTGCTCAGGACGGAGACCACCGCCATCGGGCCGACGGGAGCAGGGCGATGA
- the recF gene encoding DNA replication/repair protein RecF (All proteins in this family for which functions are known are DNA-binding proteins that assist the filamentation of RecA onto DNA for the initiation of recombination or recombinational repair.) produces MHVAHLSLADFRSYARVEVPLDPGVTAFVGPNGQGKTNLVEAVGYLATLGSHRVAVDAPLVRLGADRAIVRGSVVREDRPTLIELEINPGKANRARINRSSNVRPRDVLGLLRTVLFAPEDLALVKGDPGERRRFLDELLTARTPRLAGVRQDYERVLKQRNALLRTAALARRAGGGRADLSTLDVWDGHLARTGAELTAFRVQLVAALQPLVEKAYEQLAPGGGPTALEYRSSVEGPVPASREEAYEALAAGLAAARKQEVERGVTLVGPHRDDLLLGLGPLPAKGYASHGESWSYALALRLASYELLRADGGEPVLVLDDVFAELDGRRRERLAELVAPGEQVLVTAAVAEDVPQALAGARFAVADGEVRRIAQG; encoded by the coding sequence ATGCATGTCGCGCATCTGTCGCTCGCCGACTTCCGCTCCTACGCCCGGGTCGAGGTGCCCCTGGACCCGGGCGTCACCGCCTTTGTGGGCCCCAACGGCCAGGGCAAGACCAACCTGGTGGAGGCGGTCGGCTACCTCGCCACCCTGGGCAGCCACCGGGTGGCCGTCGACGCCCCCCTGGTCCGGCTGGGCGCCGACCGCGCCATCGTCCGGGGCAGCGTGGTGCGGGAGGACCGGCCCACCCTGATCGAGCTGGAGATCAACCCCGGCAAGGCCAACCGGGCCCGGATCAACCGCTCCTCCAACGTCCGCCCGCGCGATGTGCTGGGCCTGCTGCGTACGGTGCTCTTCGCCCCGGAGGACCTGGCCCTGGTCAAGGGCGACCCGGGGGAGCGGCGCCGCTTCCTGGACGAGCTGCTGACCGCCCGCACCCCCCGGCTGGCCGGGGTCCGGCAGGACTATGAACGGGTCCTCAAGCAGCGCAACGCCCTGCTCCGGACCGCGGCCCTGGCCCGCCGGGCGGGCGGCGGCCGGGCGGATCTGTCCACCCTGGATGTCTGGGACGGCCATCTGGCGCGTACCGGCGCCGAGTTGACCGCCTTCCGGGTGCAGCTGGTGGCCGCGTTGCAGCCGCTGGTGGAGAAGGCGTACGAGCAGCTGGCCCCGGGCGGCGGCCCGACCGCGCTGGAGTACCGCAGCTCGGTGGAGGGCCCGGTGCCCGCCTCCCGCGAGGAGGCGTACGAGGCGCTGGCGGCCGGGCTGGCGGCGGCCCGCAAGCAGGAGGTCGAACGCGGGGTCACCCTGGTCGGCCCGCACCGGGACGACCTGCTGCTGGGGCTGGGCCCGCTGCCCGCCAAGGGGTACGCCAGCCATGGCGAGTCCTGGTCGTATGCGCTGGCCCTGCGGCTGGCCTCGTATGAGCTGCTGCGCGCCGACGGCGGCGAACCCGTGCTGGTGCTGGACGACGTCTTCGCCGAGCTGGACGGCAGACGCCGGGAGCGGCTGGCCGAGCTGGTCGCGCCGGGCGAGCAGGTGCTGGTGACGGCGGCGGTGGCGGAGGACGTTCCGCAGGCCCTGGCGGGCGCCCGGTTCGCGGTGGCCGACGGCGAGGTGCGGCGGATCGCCCAGGGGTGA
- the gnd gene encoding phosphogluconate dehydrogenase (NAD(+)-dependent, decarboxylating), with translation MELGLIGLGKMGGNMRERIRRAGHTVIGYDRNPDLADVHSLQELVDKLQAPRVVWLMVPAGAPTQQTVDQLAEVLSPGDVVVDGGNSRWTDDVTHAKELAAKGIGFVDAGVSGGVWGLENGYALMVGGEAEHVDRVKPVFDALKPAGEYGYVHAGKVGAGHFAKMVHNGIEYALMQAYAEGWELLEAAEVTTDVRAIFSSWKEGTVIRSWLLDLAVRAMDEDAHLEHLRGYAEDSGEGRWTVEAAIDHAVPLPAITASLFARFSSRQEDSPQMKMIAALRNQFGGHAITAVSDQKGADAPGADVDPPSVS, from the coding sequence ATGGAGCTCGGTCTCATCGGTCTCGGCAAGATGGGCGGGAACATGCGCGAGCGCATCCGCCGCGCCGGTCACACGGTCATCGGGTACGACCGCAACCCCGACCTCGCCGATGTCCACTCCCTCCAGGAGCTGGTGGACAAGCTCCAGGCCCCCCGGGTGGTCTGGCTGATGGTGCCGGCCGGCGCCCCGACCCAGCAGACCGTCGACCAGCTCGCCGAGGTGCTGTCGCCCGGCGATGTGGTGGTCGACGGCGGCAACTCGCGCTGGACCGACGACGTCACCCACGCCAAGGAGCTCGCCGCCAAGGGCATCGGCTTTGTCGACGCCGGCGTCTCCGGCGGCGTCTGGGGCCTGGAGAACGGCTACGCCCTGATGGTCGGCGGCGAGGCCGAGCACGTGGACCGGGTGAAGCCGGTCTTCGACGCCCTCAAGCCGGCCGGTGAGTACGGCTATGTGCACGCCGGCAAGGTCGGCGCCGGCCACTTCGCCAAGATGGTCCACAACGGCATCGAGTACGCCCTGATGCAGGCGTACGCCGAGGGCTGGGAGCTGCTTGAGGCCGCCGAGGTGACCACCGATGTACGTGCGATCTTCAGCAGCTGGAAGGAGGGCACGGTCATCCGCTCCTGGCTGCTCGACCTGGCCGTCCGCGCCATGGACGAGGACGCGCACCTGGAGCACCTGCGCGGCTACGCCGAGGACTCCGGCGAGGGCCGCTGGACCGTCGAGGCGGCCATCGACCACGCCGTGCCGCTGCCCGCCATCACCGCCTCCCTCTTCGCCCGGTTCTCCTCCCGCCAGGAGGACTCCCCGCAGATGAAGATGATCGCGGCGCTGCGCAACCAGTTCGGCGGCCACGCCATCACCGCCGTCAGCGACCAGAAGGGCGCCGACGCCCCCGGCGCCGACGTGGACCCGCCGTCCGTCTCCTGA
- the dnaN gene encoding DNA polymerase III subunit beta, whose amino-acid sequence MKFRVERDVLAEAVAWAARSLPARPPVPVLAGLLLTAEEGRLSLSGFDYEVSARVSVEADTEEAGTVLVSGRLLADISRSLPNRPVEISTDGVRVTVVCGSSRFTLPTLPVDEYPALPQMPTATGTVSGEIFAAAVAQVAVAAGRDDTLPVLTGVRVEIEDDRITLAATDRYRFAVRELLWKPEQPGLSAVALVPAKTLLDTAKSLNSGDTVAIALASAGSGGGEGLIGFEGAGRRTTTRLLEGEFPKFRSLFPTEFNAVATIVTAPFVEAVKRVSLVAERNTPVRLSFEQGVLTLEAGSGDDAQATERLDADLEGDDISIAFNPAYLLEGLSAIDAPVAQLSFTTSTKPALLSGRPSVDAEADEAYKYLIMPVRLSG is encoded by the coding sequence GTGAAGTTCCGGGTGGAGCGAGATGTCCTCGCGGAGGCGGTGGCCTGGGCTGCCCGCAGCCTCCCGGCACGGCCGCCGGTGCCGGTCCTCGCCGGGCTGCTGCTGACGGCCGAGGAGGGCAGGCTGAGCCTGTCCGGTTTCGACTACGAGGTCTCGGCCCGGGTCTCGGTGGAGGCCGACACCGAGGAGGCCGGTACCGTCCTGGTCTCCGGTCGGCTGCTGGCCGACATCTCCCGGTCGCTGCCCAACCGGCCGGTGGAGATCTCCACCGACGGTGTGCGGGTGACCGTGGTCTGCGGCTCCTCCCGCTTCACCCTGCCGACCCTCCCGGTGGACGAGTACCCGGCGCTGCCGCAGATGCCCACCGCCACCGGCACCGTCTCCGGCGAGATCTTCGCCGCCGCCGTCGCCCAGGTCGCGGTGGCCGCCGGGCGTGACGACACCCTGCCGGTGCTCACCGGCGTCCGGGTCGAGATCGAGGACGACCGGATCACCCTGGCCGCCACCGACCGCTACCGGTTCGCCGTCCGCGAGCTGCTGTGGAAGCCGGAGCAGCCGGGCCTCTCCGCCGTCGCCCTGGTCCCCGCCAAGACCCTGCTGGACACCGCGAAGTCCCTGAACAGCGGCGACACCGTCGCCATCGCCCTGGCATCCGCCGGCAGCGGCGGCGGCGAGGGCCTGATCGGCTTCGAGGGTGCCGGTCGGCGGACCACCACCCGGCTGCTGGAGGGCGAGTTCCCGAAGTTCCGCAGCCTCTTCCCGACCGAGTTCAACGCGGTGGCCACCATCGTGACCGCGCCCTTCGTGGAGGCCGTCAAGCGTGTCTCCCTGGTCGCCGAGCGCAACACCCCGGTCCGGCTGAGCTTCGAGCAGGGTGTGCTGACCCTGGAGGCCGGTTCCGGCGACGACGCCCAGGCCACCGAGCGGCTCGACGCCGACCTGGAGGGCGACGACATCTCGATCGCCTTCAACCCGGCCTACCTGCTCGAAGGGCTGTCGGCCATCGACGCCCCGGTGGCCCAGCTGAGCTTCACCACCTCCACCAAGCCCGCGCTGCTGAGCGGCCGCCCGTCGGTCGACGCCGAGGCCGACGAGGCCTACAAGTACCTGATCATGCCGGTGCGGCTCTCCGGCTGA
- the rsmG gene encoding 16S rRNA (guanine(527)-N(7))-methyltransferase RsmG, whose protein sequence is METGTPAEGAEEELPEAPSAARAVFGVRFEAAVRYAELLATAGVRRGLIGPREVPRLWERHLLNCAVLAEVVPEGVSLCDVGSGAGLPGIPVALARPDLSVTLLEPLLRRTTFLEEAVKELGLTNVTVVRGRAEEMIGKLSMDVVTARAVAPLDRLAGWGLPLLRPYGEMLALKGDTAEQELAEARAALTKLGAVEWSVVQAGAGTVETPTHVVRVQVGESPGGVRAAARRAKAARAGRVAGGGRGTAGGRGAGGGRRRR, encoded by the coding sequence ATGGAGACAGGGACGCCTGCCGAGGGGGCCGAGGAAGAACTGCCGGAGGCGCCGTCCGCCGCACGGGCGGTCTTCGGAGTCCGCTTCGAGGCGGCGGTGCGCTATGCCGAACTGCTGGCCACGGCCGGGGTCCGGCGCGGTCTGATCGGGCCACGCGAGGTGCCCCGGCTGTGGGAGCGGCATCTGCTCAACTGCGCGGTACTGGCGGAGGTCGTACCGGAGGGGGTCTCGCTCTGCGATGTGGGTTCTGGTGCGGGTCTGCCCGGAATCCCGGTGGCGCTCGCCCGGCCGGACCTCTCGGTGACGCTGCTGGAGCCGCTGCTGCGCCGGACCACCTTCCTGGAGGAGGCCGTCAAGGAGCTGGGTCTCACCAATGTCACCGTGGTGCGGGGCCGGGCCGAGGAGATGATCGGCAAGCTCTCCATGGATGTGGTGACCGCGCGGGCGGTGGCTCCGCTGGACCGGCTGGCCGGCTGGGGGCTGCCGCTGCTGCGTCCCTATGGGGAGATGCTGGCGCTGAAGGGTGACACCGCGGAGCAGGAGTTGGCCGAGGCGCGCGCGGCGCTGACCAAGCTCGGTGCGGTGGAGTGGTCGGTGGTGCAGGCCGGAGCGGGGACGGTGGAGACCCCGACCCATGTGGTCCGGGTCCAGGTGGGGGAGAGCCCCGGCGGGGTCCGGGCCGCCGCCCGGCGGGCGAAGGCGGCCCGTGCCGGGCGGGTGGCCGGCGGTGGGCGCGGCACCGCAGGGGGCCGTGGCGCCGGCGGGGGACGGCGACGCCGTTGA
- the rpmH gene encoding 50S ribosomal protein L34: MSKRTFQPNNRRRAKTHGFRLRMRTRAGRAILASRRGKGRTRLSA; encoded by the coding sequence GTGAGCAAGCGCACCTTCCAGCCGAACAACCGCCGCCGCGCGAAGACCCACGGTTTCCGGCTGCGGATGCGCACCCGTGCCGGTCGCGCCATCCTTGCCAGCCGCCGCGGCAAGGGCCGCACGCGTCTGTCCGCCTGA
- the yidD gene encoding membrane protein insertion efficiency factor YidD has translation MKYLLMGLIRIYQWTISPLLGPVCRYYPSCSHYGYEAIRVHGAVKGTGLTAWRILRCNPWSPGGVDHVPPRKRPVWHQWLRARFASPGPQGPAPQTSGPVENPAPTPNAQGA, from the coding sequence ATGAAGTACCTGCTGATGGGGCTGATCCGGATCTACCAGTGGACCATCAGCCCGCTGCTCGGCCCTGTGTGCCGGTACTACCCCTCCTGTTCCCACTACGGCTACGAGGCGATCCGGGTGCATGGCGCGGTGAAGGGCACCGGCCTCACCGCCTGGCGCATCCTGCGCTGCAACCCTTGGTCCCCCGGAGGCGTGGACCATGTACCGCCGCGCAAGCGGCCCGTGTGGCACCAGTGGCTGCGCGCCCGCTTCGCGAGTCCGGGCCCCCAGGGCCCGGCCCCCCAGACTTCCGGCCCGGTCGAGAACCCGGCGCCCACGCCAAATGCCCAAGGAGCCTGA
- the dnaA gene encoding chromosomal replication initiator protein DnaA, producing MADVNSDLAPAWAKVVERLGGDASIGESEKMWLRRTQPMWMMHDTALLAAPNERAKQVLEGRLLPLLSEILGGEFGHPVRIAVMVDANAVPPPPPAPAAAPVEPEPPRQEYREDREYRSGGEGGWSGWPPGGPRGGYDQAYEQRRYEGGGYEQRPGPYDQRPGWSEQGSGWTAYPPDRRGYEGDYRDGGAGHERGRDWPPHPDRSGTPAEGFRQLPSEPARDTRDTRGTQGDLLGGEYGEPAHPGGRGPGPGEGDGRPQPALLPERSADGGAGGPVLPATGPSGAPLPKGPGHPAPPGAGGAPRKDEPAARLNPKYLFDTFVIGASNRFAHAAAVAVAEAPAKAYNPLFIYGESGLGKTHLLHAIGHYSRSLYPGTRVRYVSSEEFTNEFINSIRDGKADAFRKRYRDMDILLVDDIQFLASKESTQEEFFHTFNTLHNANKQIVLSSDRPPKQLVTLEDRLRNRFEWGLITDVQPPELETRIAILRKKAIQEQLNAPPEVLEFIASRISRNIRELEGALIRVTAFASLNRAPVDLELTGIVLKDLIPGGEEAGPEITAKTIMEQTAAYFGLGVEDLCGSSRSRVLVTARQIAMYLCRELTDLSLPKIGAQFGGRDHTTVMHADRKIRSLMAERRSIYNQVTELTNRIKS from the coding sequence GTGGCTGATGTCAACAGCGATCTCGCACCCGCCTGGGCGAAGGTCGTCGAGCGGCTGGGCGGCGATGCGAGCATCGGGGAGAGCGAGAAGATGTGGCTGCGCCGGACGCAGCCGATGTGGATGATGCACGACACCGCGCTGCTGGCGGCACCCAACGAGCGGGCCAAGCAGGTCCTGGAGGGCCGGCTGCTGCCGCTGCTGAGCGAGATCCTCGGCGGCGAGTTCGGCCATCCCGTCCGGATCGCCGTGATGGTCGACGCCAACGCGGTACCGCCGCCGCCCCCCGCCCCGGCCGCCGCGCCCGTGGAGCCCGAGCCGCCCCGTCAGGAGTACCGGGAGGACCGCGAGTACCGGTCCGGCGGCGAGGGCGGCTGGAGCGGCTGGCCGCCCGGCGGACCGCGCGGCGGCTACGACCAGGCGTACGAGCAGCGCCGCTACGAGGGCGGCGGCTACGAGCAGCGCCCCGGACCCTATGACCAGCGCCCCGGCTGGTCCGAGCAGGGCAGCGGCTGGACCGCCTATCCGCCGGACCGCCGCGGATACGAGGGCGACTACCGGGACGGCGGGGCCGGCCATGAGCGGGGCCGCGACTGGCCTCCGCATCCGGACCGCTCCGGCACCCCGGCCGAGGGGTTCCGGCAGCTGCCGTCCGAGCCGGCCCGTGACACCCGTGACACCCGGGGCACCCAGGGCGACCTGCTGGGCGGCGAGTACGGCGAGCCGGCCCACCCGGGCGGCCGTGGTCCGGGGCCCGGCGAGGGCGACGGGCGACCGCAGCCCGCGCTGCTGCCGGAGCGGTCGGCCGACGGCGGGGCCGGAGGGCCTGTGCTGCCTGCCACGGGCCCCTCCGGTGCTCCACTGCCCAAGGGACCGGGCCACCCCGCGCCGCCCGGCGCGGGCGGCGCTCCGCGCAAGGACGAGCCGGCCGCCCGGCTCAACCCCAAGTACCTCTTCGACACCTTCGTCATCGGGGCCAGCAACCGGTTCGCCCACGCGGCTGCGGTCGCGGTGGCCGAGGCGCCCGCCAAGGCGTACAACCCGCTGTTCATCTACGGGGAGTCCGGGCTCGGCAAGACGCATCTGCTGCACGCCATCGGGCACTACTCGCGGAGCCTCTACCCGGGCACCCGGGTGCGCTACGTGAGCTCGGAGGAGTTCACCAACGAGTTCATCAACTCCATCCGCGACGGCAAGGCGGACGCCTTCCGCAAGCGCTACCGCGACATGGACATCCTGCTGGTCGACGACATCCAGTTCCTGGCGAGCAAGGAGTCGACGCAGGAGGAGTTCTTCCACACCTTCAACACCCTGCACAACGCCAACAAGCAGATCGTGCTCTCCTCCGACCGGCCGCCCAAGCAGCTGGTCACCCTGGAGGACCGGCTCCGCAACCGCTTCGAGTGGGGTCTGATCACCGACGTCCAGCCGCCCGAGCTGGAGACCCGGATCGCGATCCTGCGCAAGAAGGCCATCCAGGAGCAGCTGAACGCGCCGCCGGAGGTGCTGGAGTTCATCGCCTCCCGGATCTCGCGGAACATCCGCGAGCTGGAGGGCGCGCTGATCCGGGTGACCGCCTTCGCCAGCCTCAACCGGGCGCCGGTGGACCTGGAGCTCACCGGGATCGTGCTGAAGGACCTCATCCCCGGCGGTGAGGAGGCGGGTCCGGAGATCACGGCCAAGACCATCATGGAACAGACCGCCGCCTACTTCGGGCTCGGCGTGGAGGACCTCTGCGGCTCCTCCCGGAGCCGGGTGCTGGTCACCGCCCGGCAGATCGCCATGTACCTCTGCCGCGAGCTCACCGACCTCTCGCTGCCGAAGATCGGCGCCCAGTTCGGCGGCCGGGACCACACCACGGTGATGCACGCCGACCGCAAGATCCGGTCCCTGATGGCCGAGCGGCGGTCCATCTACAACCAGGTCACGGAGCTGACCAACCGCATCAAGAGCTGA
- the yidC gene encoding membrane protein insertase YidC has translation MDAILSPLYTAVSWIIVQFHALYSHVFGADTGWAWGLSIVSLVIVIRVCLIPLFVKQINATRAMQAIQPKMKAIQERYKNDRQRQSEEMMKLYKEAGTNPFSSCLPILVQSPFFISLYQVLNHIAKGQTVGVINSDLLASAQKAHIFGAPLSVKFTDSADKITALGASLTDVRVVTITMIVLMSLSQFITQRQLMTKNVDLTVKTPFMQQQKMLMYVFPVMFAVFGINFPVGVLVYWLTTNVWTMGQQLFVIRRNPTPGSTAWKERQERLRKAGKLSADGTPVKGGLTSLVKGGKAEAAEPEETAPVVRQQPKRQTKAQRQQSPTGRPSTGSTSTGGGTGSGAADAGKADDVKASAAGGKRTGQQGKRTPQPAGQRPKKKS, from the coding sequence GTGGACGCGATCCTGAGTCCTCTCTACACGGCGGTGTCCTGGATCATCGTCCAGTTCCACGCGCTGTACAGCCATGTCTTCGGGGCGGACACAGGGTGGGCATGGGGTCTCTCCATCGTTTCGCTCGTGATCGTCATCCGGGTCTGCCTGATCCCGCTCTTTGTGAAGCAGATCAACGCGACCCGGGCCATGCAGGCGATCCAGCCGAAGATGAAGGCCATCCAGGAGCGCTACAAGAACGATCGACAGCGCCAGTCCGAAGAGATGATGAAGCTCTACAAGGAGGCGGGTACCAACCCCTTCTCGAGCTGTCTCCCGATCCTGGTGCAGTCGCCGTTCTTCATCTCGCTCTACCAGGTGCTGAACCACATCGCCAAGGGCCAGACGGTCGGCGTGATCAACAGCGACCTGCTGGCGAGCGCCCAGAAGGCGCACATCTTCGGTGCCCCGCTGTCGGTCAAGTTCACCGACTCGGCGGACAAGATCACCGCCCTGGGCGCCTCGCTCACCGATGTCCGGGTCGTCACGATCACCATGATCGTGCTGATGTCGCTGTCGCAGTTCATCACCCAGCGCCAGCTGATGACCAAGAACGTCGACCTCACGGTCAAGACGCCGTTCATGCAGCAGCAGAAGATGCTGATGTACGTCTTCCCCGTGATGTTCGCGGTCTTCGGCATCAACTTCCCGGTCGGCGTCCTGGTCTACTGGCTGACCACCAACGTCTGGACCATGGGCCAGCAGCTCTTCGTCATCCGCCGCAACCCGACCCCCGGCTCCACGGCGTGGAAGGAGCGCCAGGAGCGGCTGCGGAAGGCGGGCAAGCTCAGCGCCGACGGCACTCCGGTCAAGGGCGGTCTGACCTCCCTGGTCAAGGGTGGCAAGGCGGAGGCGGCCGAGCCCGAGGAGACCGCACCGGTGGTCCGCCAGCAGCCCAAGCGGCAGACCAAGGCCCAGCGGCAGCAGTCGCCGACGGGTCGGCCCTCCACCGGCAGCACGTCCACCGGCGGTGGGACCGGCAGCGGTGCGGCCGATGCGGGGAAGGCCGACGACGTCAAGGCATCGGCGGCCGGCGGCAAGCGCACCGGGCAGCAGGGCAAGCGGACGCCGCAGCCGGCCGGTCAGCGGCCGAAGAAGAAGTCCTGA